GCTGTCTTAATCGACCAACACCCTTTGTGGGTTCTAGGTTAGCGCGCAGTTGGGCACCATAATTGGGTTTCAGTTCATCCCGCATCGCCACTTCTGCTTACCAAAATGGCCCACTTAGAGCTCTCGATTCTGTGGAGCGGCTCAATGAAGCAGTCGCACCGTCCTACCTATATAAAGTTTGAGAATAGGTCGAGGGCGTAGTGCCCCTGATGCCTCTAATCATTGGCTTTATCCGATAGAACTCGCTAAGGGCTCCTGCTATCCTGATGGAAACTTCGGAGGGAACCAGCTACTAGACGGTTCGATTAGTCTTTCGCCCCTATACCCAAGTTAGACGAACGATTTGCGCGTCAGTATCGCTACGGGCCTCCACCAGAGTTTCCACTGGCTTCGCCCCGCTCAGGCATAGTTCACCATCTTTCGAGTCTCGACAAGTATGCTCTCACTCGAACCCTTCTCAGAAGATCAAGGTCGGTCGGCGGTGCACCCGCAAGGGATCCCGCCAATCAGCTTCCTTGTGCCTTACGGTTTTTCTAGCCCGTTGACTCACACACATGTCAGACTCCTTGGTTCGTGTTTCAAGACGGGCTAAATGGAGAGCTCGCAGGCCGGCGGCCGGAGCACGCAGGTGTCAAAGCATGCCGAAACGGCGCGTGCTGGATCCCATGATCGAGGCGACAATGTCTCTTCAGGCATATCAAAGACCTGGGCTTGGGCCGTCGCCACGACCCATGTCAGTCTTCGCCTCAAGCCAATCGGCGGACCGACTCTCACCGTTCAACATCCGATCGGGGCGCATCGCCGGCCCCTATCCGCTTCCCTCTCAACAATTTCAAGCACTCTTTGACTCTCTTTCcaaagtccttttcatctttcCCTCGCGGTACTTGTTCGCTATCGATCTCTCGCCCGTGTTTAGCCTTGGATGGAATTTACCGCCCAATTAGGGTTGCATTCCCAAACAACCCGACTCGTAAGCAGCGCCTCCTGGTGCGACAGGGTTTGGGCACGACGGGGCTCTCACCCTCTCCTGCGCCCCTTTCTAGGGGACTTGGGCCCGGTCCGCCGTTGAGGACGCTTCTCCAGACTACAATTCGAACGCCAGTGGTGCTCGATTCACAAGCTGGGCTTTTCCCGGTTCACTCGCTGTTACTAGGGGAATCTGGTAAGTTTCTTTTCCTCCGCTTATTGATATGCTTAAACTCAGCGGGTAATCCTGCCTGACTTGGGGTCGCGATGCGATGCCGAAAGGGTTTAAGGGTCTCGATCGACTAACGCGCATGACTCCGAACAAGGTTGCTTACAGCATTACCACTGATTTTCACGACGATTATGTCATCGAGGACTCGAATTTAGGCCAACCGCTGGCTGTGAGCGCACGGGAGGCCAATTTTCGTCCGCGGTCCAACCGAGTCCCAAGGGATCGGGGTTGGATGGGGGCGACGATACGTGACACCCAGGCAGACGTGCCCTCGACCTAATGGCTTGGGGCACAACTTGCATTCAAAGACTCGATGGTTCACGGGATTCTGCAATTCACACCAAGTATCGCATTCCgctatgtaatatcctgattttaggcctagtcggaatagtggtttcgtgaccacaaaatctggtatagaaataattattttatgattattttaaggtctatgatatgattgcatgattgtgtgaaaatttcgtgaagaaattttatgcataaagtgcttaaattgaaattagggactaaatcgaataatttacaaaacttgcattctagaagtttctagtgtgaaattgttttgaaatattaattaggaggtcttaaatagcaattttaccaatttctaagtctatggaaaaaaattggacatggatggaatttttagaaagtttagtagtaagggcattttggtcatttaggggtaaaatgaattaaaatacaaaattaaaagccaattttgctcatcttcaaccccatggccgaatatagcaaggagaaaccatggctagggtttttcaagcttccaagctcgattgtaagtccgttctagcctcgtttttaatgatttttacatttttggagtcccggtaacttgatttagcttattctagcaataatttaacctaggttttatatttggaaaaaaacccataggtgaaatttgtgtattttggtgttttatgatagaatatgaggttttgaattatgttagacaacttgtgctactcggttttaagtgaaaacgagcaaaagggcttaatcgataaaaataccgaatagtcataagtacatgttagagtgagaatttgatgtttccatagaaggggaaAACCCTATACATCGCTTCTTTGTTTGGAGTCTCAGTCGCCATAATCTTACCCACCACCCAAGATTCAAACCCTTGCATTTCTTTATTGCCATTTGTGCTAATAACTTGCACCGATTCATCCTCCGAGAATTTTAACTTCTCTAAAAGCTCATTTATCTCCTTCGTCAACATTGTCGTATCGTCCTCTATCCTTTCGGCCATAACGATAGCCCACAGCAAAAACCAAACCAGGCAAACAGAAGAAGGCAGAAACGTCAAGAAATCAAACACACGAATCCAAAGACCCTGCGCACCAAAATAAAGACCAGCAGCCACAAGCCAAAAAATCCAACACAAAGCACTCGAAAAAAGAAATAGACAAAAACTAAGTGAAAACCCAGCGAAAAACAAAACCccaaaaaagaagaaataaaaaacaGGCGATCAAACACAAaataaggaagaagaagaaaccaCGACGCGAGCCACCCTCAGCCGAAAAGAAGCCACAGAAACTGAAAGAAACCCAGCAAGAAACAAAAAAGAGACACACCGGACtcgaaaaagaaatgaaaaaacagCCAAACtcagagaagaaaataaaaaatagcaGACACAGACCTCACAGAACCCTCAAGCATGAAGCCATGCAGCCTATACGTACAGATAGCAAAACCCTTATTTCATGCAGAAACATCTCAACAAGGATGTAGAAAAgtcaaaagaaaattaaattttctGGCCTCCATGGGGCCCTCAAAAATCCAACATCAAGGAAGCAGAAActcatgcaaaaaaaaaaaaccaaagaacACGAACACCAAGAAAAACAAGACTATTTAAAGAAAACTAAAGAGATAAAGAAACGGACAAAATCACCGTACAATTCAAACGAGTAGCCTTACAGAGAAGACATCTTGTCCGACCAGAAGCACCGCCAGACCCAATCACATCAAGCAGAAACACCATACCTCTACCgcaaaaaataatgaaaaaaggaAGCCAACAACACAAAATCACACCCAAATCAATGCACTCAGAAACCTCACAACTGCCATAATATTCGAAGAATAAGGTAGACACACGAAGgaaaaaaaacaagaaaagaaaacGCCTAAATCTTGGAGAAAAAACTCAAAACACGTGCTACGCTTGCTGCTACGCTACGGTACCAGGCAACATTCGTATGTCGAAAACGGGGACACTTTTCTTTAGCCCGCACATCAGAGGCACCAGGGTGCCCCACACATCCAACGTCCTAGGTTGCCTATGGTGTTCGAGGCTCCcacacatccaagcaccaaggtgccaatgCTGCTCGAGGTTCTCGCACATCTGAGGCACTAAGGTGCcaatggtgtccgaggctcccgcacgaccaaggccgtaggttaccgatggtgcccgaggctcccacaCGACCAAGAGCCTAGGTTCCTGATGGTGTTCGAGGCttccgcacatccaagcaccaatgtgtcgatggtgcccgaggctctcgtACGACCAAGGCCTAGGTTACCAATGGTGcctgaggctcccgcacgaccaggggcctaggttgccgatggtgcccgaggctcccgcacgaccaagggcctaggttaccgatggtgtccgaggctgccgcacatccaagcaccaaggtgtcgatggtgcctgaggctcccgcacgactaagggcctaggttgccgatggtgtccgggGCTGctgcacatccaagcaccaaggtgttgATAATGCCCGAGGCTCCCAGaggaccaagggcctaggtgctgATGGTCCCGAGGCTcttgcacgaccaagggcctaggttatcGATGGTGCCCAAGGCTCCCGCACAACTAGGGGcttaggttgccgatggtgcctgaCGCTCCCGCACGACCATGGGCCTTGGTTgtcgatggtgtccgaggctcctacacatccaagcaccaaggtgccgatggtgcccgaggctcccgcacgactaGGGGCCTAGGTatcgatggtgcccgaggctcccgcacgacgaAGGGCCTAGGTTactgatggtgcccgaggctcccgcacgatcatgggcctaggttgccgatggtgcccaagGCTCCCGTACGACCAAGGGCCTCGAttaccgatggtgcccgaggctcctgcACAACCAGTGGCCTAGTTTGCCGATGGTGTCCGATGCTCCCGCACATCCGAGGCACTAAGGTGTCGATGCtgctcgaggctcccgcacattcGAGCACCAAGGTGTTGATGCTGCTCGAGGCTCTCGCACCACAGACGTCCTAAGTTGCCAATGGCTTCTAAGGCTCTAACACGTCCAAGTAGTAATGTGCCGATGCTCTCGCACCATTGATGTCCTAGATTACCAAGGGTCCTTGATGCTCTGGCATGACTAAGGGCCCAAGGTGCCGGAGGATCTTGTTCCAAAAGGGGAGGGACCGGGACGATTCTAAAAAGGGAGGAGCGGAGACGACTCGTTGCATCGTTTTTTATATTCTGGGATGGCTCCCCGGAGCACCACTGGGATGGCTCACCGGAGCACCGTCAGGATGGCATCGCTGGAATGGCTCGCTGGAGCACAGTCGGGAACCTAATCGACGGTGGGGGCACCGATGTCCAGACATACGGTGGGCGTAGGCAGTGCCCTGGACAACCCCTGTTCGCCTCAATATCACCtcccccctaaagagctaaaaaaaacttggtcaatgtgctaccaggtgacattcttttttttttgataaaacacCCAGGGGTCAACTTCAATTTATTGCATCAATTAAAACTAATTCATGGATCTTCTTAGGATAGTTCACACTAAAATCCATGATACAATAATTATTATCCTTAACCAGCTTACACAACCGGTCTGCTATTTTATTACAGCATCTAGGGgcccaaaaaattaaaataagtaaaattacATTGATTAAACAAACACCATAAACAATGGCCCAACGTAGTCAAGTCAGAGCTTCTCTTGTTGAAGCAATTAACCAAGTTTGCACAGTCAGATTCCACAACGAGCTTGTCCCATCCGTTGGTCCTGGCAAAGTTAATACTTTCATCCAACGCCTGCATCTCAACCCATTCAATTTGCATTTCTTTATTAACTCTCCCCATTCTACCTCCGAGAACGAAACCTTCGGCGTCCCTAGCCACTAAACCAAAACACATATGCTTGCCAACAACAGTAGCGTCGAAATTAATTTTAATCACACCTAAACCTGGCTTTGTCCACACTTTATCTAGCCTCAAATGCGGCAGCATAGGGGCTACCACCAAATTAAAAATACGATAGTCTTGGCTTAAAGGCGCCGCTCTCTCCCAGGTAACTTTGGCCCCATCCTCAACACccataaaaatcaaattattccTGCCGTTCCAAATGTTCCAAAGAACCGTAACAAGGTCAGACATGGTAGTCTTATCCGGAACGTGGGCCACCTCTTCAAGCCAGTCAATGCATCGAGAAAAATTACCCACAAGGAGATTGTTGTTAAGGCCCCCGTATTCCAGCACCTCCCTAGCCTTCAGGCAGTTCTTCAGCATATGAATGATAGTTTCCTTAGCAAGACCACATCTCGGGCACAAGTTGTTGAAGTCACTTTGAATGCTAGCAATTTTGTTGAATGTTGGAAGGATCTCGTGGCACAATCTCCAgcaaaaaatacaaatttttggGAGCGTGTTGAGCTTCCAAATGAATTTCCAGAAGAATCTGTATGGATCGTACCCAAACTGCTTGAGAATCAGCCAGGAATAAGCTAATTTAGACGAGAAAAAACCATTAGGGTTATGGAACCATATACGCTGGTCGTCAAGGCTATTATGAATAATGAGAAAATTACAAATCTAGTCCCTCAAACTCTCACCATAGAGTTCAAGGATCCTCTTATTATTCCACCCGTCCTTACTCTCATTCAACAGCTCACACACCTTAGTCTCAGGGACCATCCCTCTCTCGCTACGAATGGACGAACCCGACAGCCCTTCAAAGCCCCAGTTGTCAGTCCAAATATTAATATTTCTCCCGTTTCCAACATTCCAGCCGAATCTCGCATGCAGCACCCTAGCAGCCTTGGTGATACTTTGCCACGTGAAAGACGGTTTATCCAATCTTTTCGGCTGAAAAACATCACCATCTGAGAAATATTTTGAACTCAACACCCTATAGCATAAAGAATCCTTGCAGTGGATGAAACGCCAAACTTGTCGACCCAAAAGAGCCACATTAAAGAGCCAAAGATCCCTAAACGCAATACCTCCCATGCCCTTGGGATGGCACATACGATCCCAAGCTAACATGTTCCACCCTCTGTTCTGTTCACTGCCTCCCCACCAAAATCGACGAATCATAGCTTGAATTTCCTCCAGTACCCCTTTAGGGGCCAAAAAGATAGAGAAGGCATATGTAGGGATTGATTGGAGAACCGACTTGATGAAAATCTCCTTTCCCCCATTAGAAAACAAGCGTTTCGACCAGCTGTTAATCCTATTGGCAATGCGATCCAGGATGTTTTTGAAAGCACCAGATTTCTTTTTACCGACCGGTATAGGAAGCCCCAAGTAGTCATCCAACCTGTCAACCACCCTGATTTTAAGTAAGCTACTCGTAGTCATCCTCTGGGCTAAGGGCGTATTAGGACCGAAGCATACCATTGACTTCTCTAAATTAATACTTTGGCCCGACATCTTCTCAAACATATCCAGGATCCACAAGAAAGTTTCCACCTCAATACGATTGTTCCTAACAAACAATAATGCATCGTCAGCGAAGAATAAGTGGTTAATTCTAGGGCCATCCTTACTCGCACGGATACCCTTAATCTTATTATTAGTCTGTGCATTAATCAACATACGAGAAAAAAGATCCATgcagaaaagaaaaagataaggAGATAACGGATCCCCTTGATGGATCCCTCTTTTTGGGACAATAACGTCGGTAAGGCTCGTGTTGCACTTTACTCTGTACCGAATCGTGCTCACACAAGACATAACCTTCTCGACCCACTCCCTCGAGAAGCCAAGCTTTAGCATCACTTTTTCCAGAAACCCCCACTCCACTGGGTCATAAGCCTTGCTCATGTCGAGCTTAATCACACATCCTTTGTTTGGTCCATTTTTAGAGCTACGGAGGTAGTGCATAAGCTCATGGGCAATCAGCATGTTATCATGGATCATCCAGCCAGGCACAAAGGCGCTCTGATTATGGCTAATACAGTAAGGTAAGACCTCTTTAAGCCTATTAGCCAGGACCTTCGATATGATCTTATAAATGACCCTGCAAAGGTTTATTGGGCAAAAGCTAGGCATAACACACGGATCTTTAATCTTAGGAATCATAATAAGCAAAGTTTCATTAATACAGTCAACGTTTTTTCTTCCTTTAACAGTATCATGGTACAACTTTAAAACATATTGACCCGCTGTCTGCCAATGATCTTTGAAGAAACTCCCCAAGAGCCCATCAATCCCAGGAGCCTTCCGAGGGTCTATTTGattaaaagccctcaaaatttcCTCGTCAGTGAACTCCCTACTCGACCTACTGTTCATACCGTCAGTAACACAAGCAGGGATAAAAGAAAGATCAAAAACATCACTCAGGTTAACATTGGATTTGAAGAGGTCGTTGAAGTAGTTCCACGCGATATCACATATTTCACTCTTCTCATCATGCCACATGCCGTGCACGTCTTTCAGTTTATCAATATTATTCTTCTTCCGATGACCCGAAGCTTGCACTTGGAAATAACGAGTGTTCCTATCCCCCTCCCTAAGCCACTGAGTACAAGCAGGTATAGCCCAGTACCTCTCCTCCACTTCATAAAAATACCCCAATTTACTACGGGCCGATTTGAGCATGCCTATCGTATTCTCACAATTAGACCCATCCATAATATCACTAATAGTCTTCTTCAGATCGctaattttctttttcatccTTTTATAGCGTTGATGTTACCATGGACCAAGCTTCTTACGAATTAGCTTCAGCTTATCCAAGAGGTTGCTCTCACTCTTTGACCAAATACTGGTGACGATATCATGAGCCTCCTTCTCCTTATTCCAACAAGCATCGTATCTGAACCACGTCCTAGGGTCAGTGTTGTTATCCCCAGGCTTACAGCCCAAGGTGTCCATAATGATCGCCTCATGGTCAGACTTGGATTGACGCATAATTACCAATAATATTTTCAGATATAAGGAATCTATCCAATCTCTCCTTAACTAAGTCAGGGCCCTCCCTATTATTGGTCCACGTAAACCACCTATTTTTAGTCTTAACATAAACCAGCGCCAGCTCCTCCAGCAACTTACAAAAATCCTCCACAGAGCTACGCGGCTTCCTCCGACCCCCTTCCTTCTTAGCATTGTTTAGAATAGCATTAAAATCTCCAGCCACAATCCAACCTTCATTAACCATTCACTTCACCCTCCTAAGCATATCCCACGAGTGGTTCCTATTGTTCGGATAAGCTTGGCCATAAAATCTAATAAACCGCAGCCTCATCCCATCGTCCAAGCAGACCAGAGAATCAATATGGTATTTAGAATAGTTTTGAATAGTCACCTTCATCCCTTCCCTCCACAGCAAAGCCAGACCACCACTCTTCCCTTCCGCACTCACAGTGAGACATCCTTCCATCCTACACAGCGTATGAATACGAGAAAAATCGTTAGACTTAACTTTTGTTGCACATAGAAAAATAATATCTGGGTTGTTAACAACTAGAAGTTGCTTCAGTTCGCGAACTGTCGCAGGGTTCCCAATCCCACGACAGTTCTAGCACAGGGTTTTCGTTGCTCTTGGCGGGGCTGATCTCCAGCCACCGCCTTCATCGGTAAATCATTCTCCAACAGTCTTTTCCTTACAACTTTGGATGGACTTTCGTCAGTACAATCACCGCTCAGCCCCCTGAATCTCTTCCTCTTATTTTTGAACCGACCCATACTATCCCTCGAGATTTTGTGGCTCATTTTTTCCACAGGGGAGGTAGACACCGATCCTTCCTCCAGGCCTTTATCTACTACATTTTCATCGGGTTGCCTACATCTGTTCCTCATGTCTGATCTACACTCCTCACTGTCTGCACTCAAAGTGGTCTTTGTTGCCATTATTTCAACCCTGTTACGTCTTATTCCCCTACCCTGGGTTGGTACCGCCACAGGTACCCTCAGCCAGCTACCGTATTGAAGGTTTGCCTCATTAGACACAGGACCTGGCAATTTGTTTTTACAAGTTTTAACAGTATGTCCGATCAACCCAAAAAGGTAGCAAAAGTCTAGAAGTCTTTTATACTTTAGCATACACGTTGTAACCCTTCCATCTCTACCCACCAACTTCACAATTCTCCGTAAGGGTTTTAGAATATTAATCATAATCTTTGGCCTCATAAACTCAGGCCAGCCACCGATTCTGTCCTTCCAGTCAATCGCCACCACCTTACCTATAGCTGTTCCCACATCCAAAGCAGTAGATCGATCCATAAGCTTCAGGGGGAAGTTGTAAACCCTTAGCCAAATGGGGGACATGTTGAactcatatgtaacaccccgttcccgataccgtcgccggagtcggacacgaggggttctcagaccaactctcatgtgtcacatgactattttcacatttccagtccaaattggca
This is a stretch of genomic DNA from Gossypium arboreum isolate Shixiya-1 chromosome 11, ASM2569848v2, whole genome shotgun sequence. It encodes these proteins:
- the LOC128283932 gene encoding LOW QUALITY PROTEIN: uncharacterized protein LOC128283932 (The sequence of the model RefSeq protein was modified relative to this genomic sequence to represent the inferred CDS: inserted 1 base in 1 codon; substituted 1 base at 1 genomic stop codon): MESSQAGGRSTQVSKHAETARAGSHDRGDNVCGTCSLSISRPCLALDGIYRPIRVAFPNNPTRKQRLLVRQGLGTTGLSPSPAPLSRGLGPGPPLRTLLQTTIRTPVVLDSQAGLFPVHSLLLGESXXVSFPPLIDMLKLSRRALDLMAWGTTCIQRLDGSRDSAIHTKYRIPLCAGGSCSKRGGTGTILKREERRRLVASFFIFWDGSPEHHWDGSPEHRQDGIAGMARWSTVGNLIDGGGTDVQTYGGRRQCPGQPLFASISPPP